ATCTTGCATCTACTCGGTATGTAACGTTACACTAACTGCATGGCTCGCAAGCATCTTGCATCTACTCGGTATGTAACGTTACACTAACTGCATGGCTCGCAAGCATCTTGCATCTACTGGGTATGTAACGTTACACTAACTGCATGGCTCGCAAGCATCTTGCATCTACTCGGTATGTAACGTTACACTAACTGCATGGCTCGCAAGCATCTTGCATCTACTCGGTATGTAACGTTACACTAACTGCATGGCTCGCAAGCATCTTGCATCTACTCGGTATGTAACGTTACACTAACTGCATGGCTCGCAAGCATCTTGCATCTACTCGGTATGTAACGTTACACTAACTGCATGGCTCGCAAGCATCTTGCATCTACTCGGTATGTAACGTTACACTAACTGCATGGCTCGCAAGCATCTTGCATCTACTCGGTATGTAACGTTACACTAACTGCATGGCTCGCAAGCATCTTGCATCTACTGGGTATGTAACGTTACACTAACTGCATGGCTCGCAAGCATCTTGCATCTACTCGGTATGTAACGTTACACTAACTGCATGGCTCGCAAGCATCTTGCATCTACTCGGTATGTAACGTTACACTAACTGCATGGCTCGCAAGCATCTTGCATCTACTCGGTATGTAACGTTACACTAACTGCATGGCTCGCAAGCATCTTGCATCTACTCGGTATGTAACGTTACACTAACTGCATGGCTCGCAAGCATCTTGCATCTACTCGGTATGTAACGTTACACTAACTGCATGGCTCGCAAGCATCTTGCATCTACTGGGTATGTAACGTTACACTAACTGCATGGCTCGCAAGCATCTTGCATCTACTGGGTATGTAACGTTACACTAACTGCATGGCTCGCAAGCATCTTGCATCTACTCGGTATGTAACGTTACACTAACTGCATGGCTCGCAAGCATCTTGCATCTACTCGGTATGTAACGTTACACTAACTGCATGGCTCGCAAGCATCTTGCATCTACTGGGTATGTAACGTTACACTAACTGCATGGCTCGCAAGCATCTTGCATCTACTGGGTATGTAACGTTACACTAACTGCATGGCTCGCAAGCATCTTGCATCTACTGGGTATGTAACGTTACACTAAATGCATGGCTCGCAAGCATCTTGCATCTACTCGGTATGTAACGTTACACTAACTGCATGGCTCGCAAGCATCTTGCATCTACTCGGTATGTAACGTTACACTAACTGCATGGCTCGCAAGCATCTTGCATCTACTCGGTATGTAACGTTACACTAACTGCATGGCTCGCAAGCATCTTGCATCTACTCGGTATGTAACGTTACACTAACTGCATGGCTCGCAAGCATCTTGCATCTACTCGGTATGTAACGTTACACTAACTGCATGGCTCGCAAGCATCTTGCATCTACTGGGTATGTAACGTTACACTAACTGCATGGCTCGCAAGCATCTTGCATCTACTCGGTATGTAACGTTACACTAACTGCATGGCTCGCAAGCATCTTGCATCTACTCGGTATGTAACGTTACACTAACTGCATGGCTCGCAAGCATCTTGCATCTACTCGGTATGTAACGTTACACTAACTGCATGGCTCGCAAGCATCTTGCATCTACTGGGTATGTAACGTTACACTAACTGCATGGCTCGCAAGCATCTTGCATCTACTCGGTATGTAACGTTACACTAACTGCATGGCTCGCAAGCATCTTGCATCTACTGGGTATGTAACGTTACACTAACTGCATGGCTCGCAAGCATCTTGCATCTACTGGGTATGTAACGTTACACTAACTGCATGGCTCGCAAGCATCTTGCATCTACTCGGTATGTAACGTTACACTAACTGCATGGCTCGCAAGCATCTTGCATCTACTCGGTATGTAACGTTACACTAACTGCATGGCTCGCAAGCATCTTGCATCTACTCGGTATGTAACGTTACACTAACTGCATGGCTCGCAAGCATCTTGCATCTACTCGGTATGTAACGTTACACTAACTGCATGGCTCGCAAGCATCTTGCATCTACTCGGTATGTAACGTTACACTAACTGCATGGCTCGCAAGCATCTTGCATCTACTCGGTATGTAACGTTACACTAACTGCATGGCTCGCAAGCATCTTGCATCTACTCGGTATGTAACGTTACACTAACTGCATGGCTCGCAAGCATCTTGCATCTACTCGGTATGTAACGTTACACTAACTGCATGGCTCGCAAGCATCTTGCATCTACTCGGTATGTAACGTTACACTAACTGCATGGCTCGCAAGCATCTTGCATCTACTCGGTATGTAACGTTACACTAACTGCATGGCTCGCAAGCATCTTGCATCTACTCGGTATGTAACGTTACACTAACTGCATGGCTCGCAAGCATCTTGCATCTACTGGGTATGTAACGTTACACTAACTGCATGGCTCGCAAGCATCTTGCATCTACTCGGTATGTAACGTTACACTAACTGCATGGCTCGCAAGCATCTTGCATCTACTCGGTATGTAACGTTACACTAACTGCATGGCTCGCAAGCATCTTGCATCTACTCGGTATGTAACGTTACACTAACTGCATGGCTCGCAAGCATCTTGCATCTACTCGGTATGTAACGTTACACTAACTGCATGGCTCGCAAGCATCTTGCATCTACTCGGTATGTAACGTTACACTAACTGCATGGCTCGCAAGCATCTTGCATCTACTCGGTATGTAACGTTACACTAACTGCATGGCTCGCAAGCATCTTGCATCTACTCGgtatgtaacgttttgttttgtcttaaaTTAACCGTgccaattacctaccatttgtttattctgaatttggaacgttagcacTCTATTAAATAGCCAGTGCTCACTCACgtggcgtgaaaggcagtaagtaagtaagctcACTCACGCACTTCAGCGCTTGCTTTCTTGCCTACTTTTGACTCGCTTTAAACATTAGAAGGACCGTTTTCCATCTTTGTCCCATCCCGAAGCATAACTTTATAAATCGATTGCTAATTGCAAATTTAGGTGTTTGTACCACAATGAGCTATGAAGAATACCTCTGATTTTTTGTGTCAGTTAATGTAAcatttgtctcttttttttcaggGGCAGCTGCCGAGTGGACGGAAAAGACACAAGACGGCGGCGTTTTGCCTGCGACCTTGTGatcaatgtgtgtttgtgtgagcgggtcacacacacaaacggagAAGGCTGCACAGCGGCGGCTTGATTTCATAGCGCTGTATGGTTGCGGCACAGCGAACGTTGACACTGCAGCAACTGTGATGATGGGCGACCTGTGACGAGGGGGAGCATTGAGTGCACTGTGACTTGAATGACGGTGGCCGCATTAGGACAAGGAGGAGAGGGGAGCGAGCAGTGAATGAAGGAGCACCATCAGTCAGGTTTGATAGGGATTACTGTCACAGCTGGCACTGCTTGAGTCGGTTGGCATCCACTCCAGGCCTGCTCGAACCATCAAATAGTCGAGTCGTCTGTGCAGCACGGACAGCCAGAGGAACAGGCTACATTTAGCTAACAAAAACGGGCTTCAGGCTTCATTTAGCTATCAAAAACAGGCTTCATTCCGCCAACTGAAACAGGCTTCATTTCAAAAACGGATTTTATTCTGCCAATAGAAACAGGCTTCATTTTACCAGCAAGTTGTGAGACTAACGTTTTGCCGTCGTGTGTGTGCGGCAAGCGTGACACTTCGCCTTTGATCGTGTCATCCCGCGACAGCAGTCATTTACGTCTTGAATAAACAGACCTTTGATTTCAGTGTCCGTGACAGGCGTTTCATCGTCACATCGCTGTGTTCAGCTTGAGGCGATGCAAGATATGAAAGTCTTCAATTATTATCTTGGAGTGGGCGAAATACACGAGAcgcagaaaaaacaacaaaaactgtcGGCAGAACTCCAGTGACAAAATCAATACTCAGTGATATCTCTTCAGACGTGGAAGCCGTAAAGTTGAAGAGGACAAAATTATGGAAATGAAAGTTTAAAATAATTGCCTCCGTCTAGAGAAAGGCTTTCCATATTCCAGTCACGGCTGCCCGCAGGGGTGTGAGAAAGATTTAATATTGGCGACTGCTCCACGCTGACGGAAGCCTACCGCGGGAACAGGAAGGGGCCCACGTGCTCgttaaagcagcaccgcccccTACCAGCTCCCCCCTTGCCGCCGGTGCTAGTCAACGTATATTTACCAGGCTGTAAGTGGGAGCGTGAAGCAGGCCCATGTGTGTGGTTGCTGTGTCTCAGACTCTACCATGCCAACAGCCACCTCGCTGACCGACTCCACCGTACGTCACACCAACATGACGTCACCCAAAGGGTCCCCTACGTCACGGGGGTCCAACCGAGCAATGATGGTATTGAGGATTCCGGGGCCGACAGAGGCAGAACAGGGAGGGGAGGACAGCGAGCGGAAGAAGGAAGGCGCGGCACTGCTGAAGGCTGGCACCAACAGGGTCTGCACCCCGCCAGATGAGCGTGACGTCACGGACACTAAGTGCGTGCTGAGCGACCCGCTGCCGCGTCACAGAAAGGGACACCGCTATGACAGCGGGGAGAGGCACaactcacactcacaccacaCTGACAAGAAGACCGCCCCGTGTGGTGATAGTGGTGACGACAGtgacacaacaaaaaacacacttgtCAACGCTGTCGTGCAACACGCCGACGAAAAGAAAATATCGCCCTGCGCTGATAGTCAACGAAACAGTGTTCAGTCAGGTGAATCTGGTAGTGAGATGAACGCTCAGTCACAAAGTGTCGACAAAGCAACAACTGCAGATAATAGGTCATCTAATAAGGACACTTCTCACAGTTCTGCAAGCTCGGACTCCAAGGCTGTCAGCGAAAATGGCGATAGCTGTGTGCATGGTTGTGATTCAGACACTGCTTTCAAACCAAGTGACTCCAGCGCCTCTGTCTCTTCTGTCTTTGACGACAGTAGCTCAAAGCAGTCAGCAAGTACAGAGTCGTCAACAACCAGCACGGCTCGCAAAACGGAAGCGGTTTCTTCACAGCCCGAAATCGTGCCGGCGCTGAAGCGAAAAGACAGCGTAAAGAACCGATCTCTAAACAGAACAGTATCGGTGACGGAGCCACAAGACAAGACTATTTCAGAACAGCAGAACGAGCCAGGGAAGAGCGCCCTATCGGCGTCTGACAATGGCGAGGACACAGACGCCACGCCCGCGGTTCCCAACCTGTCCAAGCGTCGCATCTCCTTCCCGGCGGACTCCGTGCTGACCGCGGTCATCCAGGACGGCGATACCGCTGAGCTGGTGCGGATCCTGACGGGTCGTCACGGGCCGGGGCTGGTGTCTggaggaggggggcggggggtggaCGTGTGCGCCAGTAACCACGTGGGTCTGACGGCCCTGCATCACGCCGTGCTCGCCAACAACCTGGACGCCGCCAAGCTGCTGCTGGCTCACGGCGCGGACGTCAACGCTCAGGACGTGCACGGCTTCTCTCCCCTGCACACGGCCGCCGCCTGCGGTTTCCTCCCCTTCAcctccttcctcctcctcttcggcGCTGACGTCTTCTCTCTGACGTCGGAGTGTGAGCTGCCGGTGGACGTGGCGCGTGACGTGGAGGTCATCCGCGTGCTGACGTCAGAGATGACGCGCCAGGTGCACCAGGAACTGTGGCTGACGTCACTGCTTCGTTCTCGTTTGGAGGAGGGCTGGGTGATCGTGCGCAAGGTGCTGGCCTGTGTGCTGCTCTTCATGGTCTACATCTTCATGTTCGCCAAGTCGCTATGgcgcagacacagaaagaaggACTGAAGGCGTTCACGCTGACATGCAGAATGTAGCGCAAATTATTTAACAGCATTGAGATGGGCTTCGTGTTGTAAGTTACACTCAGTGTGTTCAAAATCATACGACGTTGGTCAATTgtgatatatagatatatacatatTTGGTCTTTACGATTCTATAGACTCTAATTAAGTCTCCgcctgttgtgtgatgtgtgttctAAGTTATCAAGTACCTGGAGTCATGCTGGATATTTGATgccataccccccgcgggtttgggggaactccgaagaatttacccgatgctccccagcatgtcgtaagaggcgactaacggattctgtttctccttttacccttgttaagtgtttcttgtatagaatatagtcaatgtttgtaaagattttagtcaagcagtatgtaagaaatgttaagtcctttgtactggaaacttgcattctcccagtaaggtaatatattgtactacgttgcaagcccctggagcaattttttgattagtgcttttgtgaacaagaaacaattaacaagtggctctatcccatctcccccccccccccctttccccatcgcgatataaccttcgtggttggaaacgacgttgaacaccaaataaagaaagaaagatatttgATGCCATGCAGCTGTTTTCAGGAGATTGTGGTAGGTGGACTTCTTGAACGTGTTTACTTTGTTGTGTGTTTCATGACCATCATGTCATCAGTTGTGTGTTTCATGACCATCATGTCATCAGTTGTGTGTTTCATGACCATCATGTCATCAGTTGTGTGTTTCATGACCATCATGTCATCAGTTGTGTGTTTCATGACCATCATGTCATCAGTTCTGTAAGGTAAACTCTACATGTATTTCAAGCAGTACAAACAGATGAGAAAAGATAGTGACGCTTGGGAAAGCTTCGATCTACGTAACGAAGTGTTCTACCTTCTTGGTGCTTTC
This Littorina saxatilis isolate snail1 linkage group LG17, US_GU_Lsax_2.0, whole genome shotgun sequence DNA region includes the following protein-coding sequences:
- the LOC138953596 gene encoding apoptotic enhancer 1 protein-like encodes the protein MPTATSLTDSTVRHTNMTSPKGSPTSRGSNRAMMVLRIPGPTEAEQGGEDSERKKEGAALLKAGTNRVCTPPDERDVTDTKCVLSDPLPRHRKGHRYDSGERHNSHSHHTDKKTAPCGDSGDDSDTTKNTLVNAVVQHADEKKISPCADSQRNSVQSGESGSEMNAQSQSVDKATTADNRSSNKDTSHSSASSDSKAVSENGDSCVHGCDSDTAFKPSDSSASVSSVFDDSSSKQSASTESSTTSTARKTEAVSSQPEIVPALKRKDSVKNRSLNRTVSVTEPQDKTISEQQNEPGKSALSASDNGEDTDATPAVPNLSKRRISFPADSVLTAVIQDGDTAELVRILTGRHGPGLVSGGGGRGVDVCASNHVGLTALHHAVLANNLDAAKLLLAHGADVNAQDVHGFSPLHTAAACGFLPFTSFLLLFGADVFSLTSECELPVDVARDVEVIRVLTSEMTRQVHQELWLTSLLRSRLEEGWVIVRKVLACVLLFMVYIFMFAKSLWRRHRKKD